In Desulfofundulus kuznetsovii DSM 6115, the following are encoded in one genomic region:
- a CDS encoding O-antigen ligase family protein encodes MASRVYRLIGSKNTQLKHSIVRSQIQLVALGAFGAAMAAILDWKLLLLFLVTVLYVVILALRRDAAIPFFLMVSIFTEQLEEFIPVGSYFLSPTRALLIVQFVYLFFLARFPRPLNYFRQYLFITVLFLAWSLASVFISPDMTYSLGRWAFLASFYFTVCATYVIMRSCDPLKSLTKLFKVWYFTAVSISFVAVLQSLLNWLPEWYRIKWWQNYRLLFGLEFYRPIASFQDPNFLGTFLACSFVLLLLLPERLLGVGRSFKVLAVIFVACGLLLSNSRGAFVALFLALLLYPVMGLGLRFKAVLSSSVVFLVASFPVLLTLVLDVSKVLPIVSLFDTPEASGVSRMIIWFSVVALVLKHPLFGVGPGNIITFGKGSLVDFVPSYIQEHIDAMASHSSYLEVMGQSGVPAGLLYVFMGIYVIFSLYWSWHGSSLESRFDGRLAKGVVRAVGSSVVVLLVCQAFLTYFAPFIAVLIGTALFIADLNVKPLQCRGKGE; translated from the coding sequence ATGGCTAGCAGAGTATATAGACTCATTGGAAGTAAAAATACTCAGTTAAAGCATAGCATCGTTCGGTCCCAAATTCAGCTGGTGGCACTCGGAGCGTTCGGTGCGGCTATGGCAGCAATACTTGATTGGAAGCTTTTGCTGCTTTTTCTGGTGACTGTATTATATGTAGTAATCCTGGCACTTAGAAGGGATGCTGCCATACCTTTTTTTCTCATGGTTAGTATATTCACTGAACAATTGGAAGAGTTTATTCCCGTAGGCTCCTATTTCCTGTCCCCAACGAGAGCTCTTTTGATAGTTCAATTTGTTTACCTCTTTTTTCTGGCACGATTTCCTCGTCCCTTAAATTATTTTAGGCAGTATCTTTTTATTACGGTACTTTTTTTAGCGTGGAGTTTAGCATCGGTGTTTATTTCTCCTGACATGACTTACTCTCTCGGAAGGTGGGCTTTCCTAGCTTCCTTTTACTTCACTGTCTGTGCTACATACGTCATAATGAGATCTTGCGACCCATTAAAATCCCTAACAAAGCTCTTTAAAGTTTGGTATTTTACGGCTGTTAGTATTTCTTTTGTCGCCGTGCTTCAAAGTCTGCTTAACTGGTTACCAGAATGGTATCGGATTAAATGGTGGCAGAATTATAGGCTACTTTTTGGTCTCGAGTTTTACCGCCCGATCGCGAGCTTCCAGGATCCGAACTTTCTGGGCACATTCCTAGCCTGTTCCTTTGTTCTATTATTGTTACTTCCTGAACGCCTACTGGGAGTAGGTAGGTCCTTCAAAGTTTTGGCCGTGATATTTGTTGCTTGTGGCTTGCTACTGTCGAACTCAAGGGGAGCTTTTGTCGCCTTGTTCCTGGCACTGCTGTTATATCCGGTAATGGGCTTAGGGCTACGGTTTAAAGCAGTCCTAAGTAGTTCAGTTGTATTCCTCGTCGCTAGCTTTCCGGTACTGTTAACTCTGGTTTTAGATGTTTCTAAGGTTTTGCCTATAGTATCACTTTTCGATACACCCGAGGCGAGCGGTGTCTCGCGAATGATCATATGGTTTTCAGTAGTGGCTTTAGTACTCAAGCACCCTCTTTTTGGCGTTGGTCCTGGAAATATTATCACATTCGGAAAGGGCAGCCTGGTTGACTTTGTGCCTTCCTATATTCAAGAGCACATAGACGCCATGGCATCGCATTCGTCCTATCTTGAAGTAATGGGGCAAAGTGGTGTACCTGCTGGGTTGCTATATGTATTTATGGGAATATATGTTATCTTCTCGCTTTATTGGTCATGGCATGGTTCTTCATTGGAATCAAGGTTTGATGGAAGGCTAGCCAAAGGGGTGGTAAGGGCTGTTGGCTCATCAGTAGTGGTATTATTGGTGTGTCAGGCATTTTTGACGTATTTTGCGCCATTCATTGCGGTGCTAATCGGAACGGCACTTTTCATTGCTGACTTGAATGTCAAACCACTTCAATGCAGAGGTAAAGGGGAGTGA
- a CDS encoding sulfatase: MPKKLPNIVLIVLDTARAKNFCCYGYVRQTFPRLRSLIERGWLHLVKWCFSTSPWTLPSHASIWTGLYPHEHGVVCGNFLLPGNTPLLPQLLKAAGYRTYGFSTNFLVSRQFGFADSFDVWWEARRTLLPEADSRVFNSRFSQLCYYLRHGNIEELFRKVVNYTWRVIHGDVIKDATPFTRKILIWTLRILRDSRSWSQPCFVFVNLMQAHERYNPPPQVRGTFSNGSNRYEDIVPLSGFVHYVKEPISQAGFQVLTDLYDEELLYLDIQLSEFFYNLKLTGASENTVVLITSDHGELLGEHNHYEHLFTVYNEVIHVPLLLHFPSWIGLPRSDFVQLTDIYGTISDIVGSPLPVPSSSLSLFSNEQRAFAIAQFTDLNLRLMGCEKYNPDWRWNKNMLGNEACIIDRDTMIKATIKTGKKLVIYDLKKDYDEEAPTDLPYPDGVNELPEHVRGKIKWLAEYIDSLEVKILS, from the coding sequence ATGCCAAAGAAGCTACCAAACATCGTTCTTATCGTCCTCGATACCGCTCGAGCCAAAAATTTTTGTTGTTACGGGTATGTGCGCCAAACTTTCCCACGTCTCCGAAGTTTGATAGAGAGAGGGTGGTTGCACCTTGTAAAATGGTGTTTTTCCACTTCACCTTGGACCCTTCCATCTCATGCCTCAATCTGGACCGGACTTTACCCTCATGAGCACGGGGTGGTCTGTGGTAATTTCCTCCTCCCTGGAAACACGCCTTTGTTACCGCAATTGCTGAAGGCAGCTGGGTATAGGACGTACGGCTTTTCGACCAACTTTTTAGTATCCCGCCAGTTTGGTTTTGCGGACAGCTTTGACGTCTGGTGGGAGGCAAGGCGAACGTTGCTGCCGGAAGCGGACTCGAGAGTGTTTAATAGCCGTTTTTCACAACTGTGTTACTATCTACGACACGGAAACATTGAGGAGCTATTCAGAAAGGTGGTTAACTATACTTGGCGCGTTATCCATGGTGATGTTATTAAAGACGCGACACCTTTTACGAGGAAAATATTAATTTGGACACTAAGAATATTGCGCGACAGCAGGAGTTGGTCCCAACCGTGTTTCGTATTCGTTAACCTTATGCAAGCACATGAGCGATATAATCCCCCACCTCAGGTGCGGGGAACTTTTTCCAACGGCAGTAATAGATATGAAGACATTGTTCCACTAAGTGGCTTCGTTCATTATGTAAAAGAGCCTATTTCTCAAGCGGGATTCCAGGTTTTAACAGATCTATATGATGAGGAACTACTTTACCTGGATATTCAACTTAGCGAGTTTTTCTATAATCTCAAGCTAACAGGTGCCTCAGAAAATACAGTGGTTTTAATCACAAGCGATCATGGAGAACTGCTTGGTGAGCACAATCACTACGAGCATCTGTTTACTGTCTACAACGAAGTTATCCATGTTCCGCTGTTACTACATTTTCCGTCATGGATAGGCCTTCCACGTTCTGACTTTGTTCAATTGACAGATATATACGGTACTATATCAGACATCGTGGGTAGTCCTCTACCAGTACCAAGTAGTTCGTTATCTCTTTTTTCTAATGAACAAAGGGCGTTTGCGATCGCTCAATTTACAGATCTCAATTTGCGCCTTATGGGATGCGAAAAGTATAATCCTGATTGGCGATGGAACAAGAACATGCTAGGTAACGAGGCTTGCATCATAGACCGGGACACAATGATTAAGGCTACGATTAAGACGGGCAAGAAGCTGGTTATATATGACCTGAAGAAGGACTATGATGAGGAGGCCCCAACAGATTTGCCTTACCCGGATGGTGTCAATGAGCTACCAGAGCATGTGAGAGGTAAGATTAAATGGCTAGCAGAGTATATAGACTCATTGGAAGTAAAAATACTCAGTTAA